One Williamsia phyllosphaerae DNA segment encodes these proteins:
- a CDS encoding cytochrome c biogenesis protein CcdA, which yields MGILALIGLIGGLITGISPCILPVLPVIFFSGTAAPDAASGRAGTDARTPGRVAVEERPPRTASRLTLRPFLVIAGLVVSFATFTLIGSALLSLLGLPQDALRWIGLVALVLIGVGLIVPRFERILERPFALIPQRRVGGDRSGFLLGLAIGVVYVPCAGPVLAAIVVAGATGDIGWRTVVLTVCFAVGAAVPLLIFALAGQQISQRISAFRERQRAVRVVSGVAMILLAVALVFNIPQVLQRAIPDYTTGLQDEVADPGDIQNRLDTAGTGQDAEITNCTDGAEQLQSCGTAPDIAGISSWFNTPGDTGIDLKSLRGKVVLIDFWAYSCINCQRSIPHTVTWNDKYRDLGLQVIGVHSPEYAFEKVRGNVMAGAKGLGITYPVALDNKLATWTNFANQYWPAEYLIDSDGVVRHVKFGEGDYNITESLIRKLLQKANPAVTLPKSSNDLDTSPQQGVTPETYLGASRAANYEGVPELRSGERDYTVPDRQDADTFALRGRWDADDEGVTATTSQSSIVLNYHARKVYLVVGGQGTVTVTENGRSREITIGGAPTLYPVHDGQSSDPATLDLRFSPGMKGYSFTFG from the coding sequence ATGGGAATCCTTGCGCTGATCGGCCTGATCGGTGGGCTCATCACCGGCATCTCGCCCTGCATCCTGCCGGTGTTGCCGGTCATCTTCTTCTCCGGGACCGCCGCCCCCGACGCGGCGTCCGGACGTGCCGGGACCGATGCGCGCACGCCAGGTCGGGTGGCCGTGGAGGAGCGCCCACCCCGGACCGCCTCGCGGCTCACGCTGCGGCCGTTCCTCGTCATCGCCGGGCTGGTGGTGTCGTTCGCGACGTTCACCCTGATCGGCTCGGCCCTGCTGTCCCTGCTGGGCCTACCGCAAGATGCGTTGCGCTGGATCGGACTCGTCGCCCTGGTCCTCATCGGGGTCGGACTGATCGTCCCCCGCTTCGAGCGGATCCTGGAGCGACCGTTCGCGCTCATCCCGCAACGCCGGGTCGGTGGTGACCGCAGCGGCTTCCTGTTGGGTCTCGCGATCGGCGTCGTGTACGTCCCGTGCGCCGGTCCGGTCCTCGCCGCGATCGTGGTCGCCGGTGCGACCGGCGACATCGGGTGGCGGACCGTGGTGTTGACGGTGTGCTTCGCGGTCGGTGCGGCCGTGCCGCTGTTGATCTTCGCCCTGGCCGGACAGCAGATATCCCAGCGCATCAGCGCGTTCCGTGAACGCCAACGTGCCGTGCGGGTCGTCAGCGGTGTCGCGATGATCCTGCTCGCCGTCGCGCTGGTCTTCAACATCCCGCAGGTGCTGCAGCGGGCGATCCCCGACTACACGACCGGGCTGCAGGACGAGGTCGCCGATCCGGGTGACATCCAGAACCGGCTCGACACCGCAGGCACCGGACAGGATGCCGAGATCACCAACTGCACCGACGGCGCGGAGCAGCTGCAGAGCTGCGGTACCGCACCGGACATCGCAGGCATCTCGAGCTGGTTCAACACCCCCGGCGACACTGGTATCGATCTGAAGTCGTTGCGCGGCAAAGTGGTTCTCATCGACTTCTGGGCCTACTCCTGCATCAACTGTCAACGCTCGATCCCGCACACCGTGACGTGGAACGACAAGTACAGGGACCTCGGCCTGCAGGTCATCGGTGTGCACTCCCCGGAGTACGCGTTCGAGAAGGTTCGGGGCAACGTCATGGCGGGGGCGAAGGGTCTGGGCATCACCTACCCGGTGGCCCTCGACAACAAGCTGGCGACCTGGACGAACTTCGCCAACCAGTACTGGCCCGCCGAGTACCTCATCGATTCCGACGGGGTGGTCCGCCACGTGAAGTTCGGCGAGGGCGACTACAACATCACCGAGAGCCTCATCCGCAAACTGCTCCAGAAGGCCAACCCCGCCGTCACGTTGCCCAAGTCCTCGAACGACCTCGACACCTCGCCGCAACAGGGGGTCACACCGGAGACGTACCTGGGGGCCTCGCGCGCCGCCAACTACGAGGGCGTTCCCGAATTACGCTCCGGTGAGCGCGATTACACGGTGCCGGACCGTCAGGACGCCGACACCTTCGCGTTGCGGGGTCGATGGGATGCCGACGACGAGGGCGTCACGGCGACGACGTCGCAGAGTTCGATCGTGCTGAACTACCACGCACGGAAGGTCTACCTGGTCGTCGGCGGGCAGGGGACGGTCACCGTGACCGAGAACGGCCGCAGCCGGGAGATCACGATCGGTGGCGCGCCCACGTTGTACCCGGTCCACGACGGGCAGAGCAGCGATCCCGCGACGCTCGATCTCCGCTTCAGCCCGGGTATGAAGGGCTACTCGTTCACCTTCGGCTGA
- a CDS encoding ferritin-like domain-containing protein: MFDRAFISNAIARSSENALDRRRFMRAAAITGVGVGVGGAVAAGTANAAPFPPGAGSSMPEPAGQISDGAILNFALNLEYLEAEFYQRAVNGVGLPGNLLGGKGRPGGVTGGRKVNFTSPAVRAYAKEIAADELDHVAFLRKALGGAAVARPAIDLDASFTAAAKAAGLISGNQKFDVFANENNFLLGAFIFEDVGVTAYKGAAPLVQNKTYLAAAAGILAVEAYHAGIVRSSLYNKGLIKEANAISDARDSLDGGSDLDQGITLGGAANLVPTDRNAIAFSRTPGQVLNIVYLNPKKVSAGGFYPAGVNGSLRTSG, from the coding sequence ATGTTCGACAGAGCTTTCATCAGCAATGCCATCGCACGGAGTTCGGAGAACGCCCTGGACCGTCGTCGCTTCATGCGCGCGGCCGCGATCACCGGTGTCGGTGTGGGCGTGGGCGGGGCTGTCGCCGCGGGCACCGCGAACGCCGCACCGTTCCCCCCGGGGGCGGGCAGCTCGATGCCGGAGCCCGCGGGTCAGATCAGCGACGGTGCGATCCTCAACTTCGCCCTCAACCTCGAGTACCTCGAGGCCGAGTTCTACCAGCGCGCCGTCAACGGTGTCGGCCTGCCCGGCAACCTGCTCGGCGGCAAGGGCCGTCCCGGTGGCGTCACGGGTGGCCGCAAGGTCAACTTCACCTCGCCGGCCGTCCGCGCGTACGCCAAGGAGATCGCGGCCGACGAGCTCGACCATGTCGCCTTCCTGCGCAAGGCGCTCGGTGGCGCGGCCGTCGCCCGCCCGGCCATCGATCTCGACGCCAGCTTCACCGCGGCGGCCAAGGCTGCCGGCCTGATCAGTGGAAACCAGAAGTTCGATGTCTTCGCCAACGAGAACAACTTCCTGTTGGGCGCGTTCATCTTCGAGGACGTGGGCGTCACGGCCTACAAGGGTGCCGCTCCGCTGGTGCAGAACAAGACCTACCTCGCCGCCGCCGCGGGCATCCTCGCGGTCGAGGCCTACCACGCAGGCATCGTGCGCTCGAGCCTCTACAACAAGGGCCTGATCAAGGAGGCCAACGCGATCTCCGACGCGCGTGACAGCCTCGATGGCGGTTCGGACCTGGACCAGGGGATCACGCTCGGCGGTGCGGCGAACCTCGTGCCGACCGACCGCAACGCGATCGCCTTCAGCCGTACCCCCGGACAGGTGCTCAACATCGTCTACCTCAACCCGAAGAAGGTCTCGGCGGGCGGCTTCTACCCCGCGGGCGTCAACGGTTCGCTGCGCACCAGCGGCTAG
- a CDS encoding acyl-CoA carboxylase subunit beta codes for MTNTTAGKLADLRAKLEASKEPGGDKAVAKRAAKGICSPRERLTMLFDPGTFVEIGALAKMPGTDSSGYGDGVVTGHGLVNGRPVAAFSHDQTVFGGTVGEVFGRKVSGLMEWAGKIGCPMVGINDSAGARIQDAVTSLAWYAEMGRRNDLLSGLAPQVSIILGKCAGGAVYTPANTDILVAVKDSSYMFVTGPDVIKQTTGEEIDAEDLGGAHNQARWGNIHHIADTEADVFAWVRDYLEYMPSTCHEQPPVINPGLEPEVTANDLKLDDFMPDNDNAGYDMHDILINIFDDGAFHEVSEIFAPNIITGFARVDGHSVGVVANQPNVMAGVLDTDSSEKATRFVRICNAFNIPLVFLVDTPGILPGVVEESKGTIRRSGKFLFAYVEADVPKVTVVLRKAYGGAYATMGCKQLGCDINFAWPTAKIAVMGAESAAAVLTRRQTENATPQEADKIRTDFINFYNTMMATPYLAAERGYIDAVIEPSSTRLHLRKALAQLRDKNVHRTPRKHLLIPV; via the coding sequence GTGACGAATACGACTGCGGGCAAGCTGGCCGACCTCCGGGCGAAGCTGGAGGCGTCGAAGGAGCCCGGCGGCGACAAGGCTGTCGCCAAGCGTGCCGCGAAGGGGATCTGTTCTCCGCGTGAGCGTTTGACGATGCTGTTCGACCCGGGGACGTTCGTCGAGATCGGCGCGCTGGCCAAGATGCCCGGCACCGATTCCAGCGGGTACGGCGACGGTGTCGTCACCGGGCACGGCCTGGTCAACGGTCGGCCGGTCGCCGCGTTCAGCCACGACCAGACCGTCTTCGGCGGGACCGTCGGAGAGGTGTTCGGGCGCAAGGTGTCCGGGCTCATGGAGTGGGCGGGCAAGATCGGGTGCCCCATGGTGGGCATCAACGACTCCGCGGGTGCCCGAATCCAGGACGCCGTCACCTCCCTCGCCTGGTACGCCGAGATGGGCCGTCGTAACGATCTGCTCTCCGGTCTGGCGCCGCAGGTGTCGATCATCCTGGGCAAGTGCGCGGGCGGCGCGGTGTACACGCCCGCCAACACCGACATCCTGGTGGCGGTGAAGGATTCGAGCTACATGTTCGTCACCGGCCCGGACGTCATCAAGCAGACCACCGGCGAGGAGATCGACGCCGAGGATCTCGGTGGCGCCCACAACCAGGCGCGCTGGGGCAACATCCACCACATCGCCGACACCGAGGCCGACGTGTTCGCGTGGGTGCGTGATTATCTCGAGTACATGCCGTCGACCTGCCACGAGCAGCCGCCGGTGATCAACCCCGGCCTCGAGCCGGAGGTCACCGCCAACGACCTCAAGCTCGACGACTTCATGCCCGACAACGACAACGCCGGGTACGACATGCACGACATCCTCATCAACATCTTCGATGACGGTGCGTTCCACGAGGTGTCGGAGATCTTCGCGCCCAACATCATCACCGGGTTCGCCCGCGTCGACGGTCACTCCGTCGGCGTCGTCGCCAACCAGCCCAACGTGATGGCCGGCGTGCTCGACACCGACAGCTCGGAGAAGGCGACGCGGTTCGTCCGGATCTGCAACGCCTTCAACATCCCGCTGGTGTTCCTCGTCGACACCCCCGGCATCCTGCCGGGCGTCGTCGAGGAGTCCAAGGGCACCATCCGGCGGTCGGGCAAGTTCCTGTTCGCCTACGTCGAGGCCGACGTGCCCAAGGTGACCGTCGTCCTGCGCAAGGCCTACGGCGGCGCGTACGCGACCATGGGGTGCAAGCAGCTCGGCTGCGACATCAACTTCGCATGGCCGACCGCGAAGATCGCCGTGATGGGTGCCGAATCGGCGGCCGCCGTGTTGACCCGTCGGCAGACCGAGAACGCGACGCCCCAGGAGGCGGACAAGATCCGCACCGACTTCATCAACTTCTACAACACGATGATGGCGACGCCGTATCTCGCGGCCGAGCGCGGTTACATCGACGCGGTGATCGAGCCGTCGTCGACGCGTCTGCACCTGCGCAAGGCGCTCGCGCAGTTGCGGGACAAGAACGTCCACCGCACCCCGCGCAAGCACCTGCTCATCCCGGTGTAG
- the pks13 gene encoding polyketide synthase Pks13 (Pks13 is a key enzyme in mycolic acid biosynthesis.), which translates to MSEHDPTTAPTASDSHIPAASDGETVGDLTVAELRDWLRQWVATATGMPVDQISDDRPMEELGLASRDAVAMAADIEDKTGVLLTATVAYQHPTIASLAKRIIEGDPDEGLVTDEDATFYQRERAADDDIAIVGVSTRFPKAGHTPESTWDMLINGGDGITDLPEDRWTEFKDVPRMAEVIAEANVHGGYLDDVKGFDADFFQMSPREVEMVDPQQRLALELTWEALEHAHIPPSDLKGGEVGVFIGSSTNDYQMLAVSDPEAMGDTAAYALTGTSTSIVANRVSYYYDFHGPSVAIDTACSSSLVAVHQAVRSLRSGETDVCLAGGVNMLITPAATLGFDSIGVQAKNGRIKAFSADADGMIRSEGGGLVVLKRVADARRDGDTMLAIIAGSAVNSDGRSNGLPAPNPEAQVKVLRSAYRDAAIDPKDVDYIEAHGTGTILGDPIEADALGRVIGRGRPVDKPALLGSAKTNFGHLEAAAGSAGLIKLVLSMQNDKLPASLNYTGPNPYIQFEATRLRVIPESTDWPRYSGHAVAGVSGNGFGGTNAHVVVREVLPGDLVEPADAPVGDAHDTRVGDAHDTTADFDRADLEHSSLDRADLGLDFDDLDDDDEYLTDAEKAAAGLFAHTAPAAAEPVVAETDPLADYAPCAVEGMVVPLVISGFLPSRRRKSAADIADWIDSDAGRATPLADIGRALAHRNHGRSRAVVMANDHDEAVRGMRAVAEGKNSPLVFSCDTPDPTSAVWLLSGFGSQHRKMAKQLYLENPVFAKTLDEIDTYVQNELGYSIVEMFTDDEQTYGIETAQVGIYTIQVGLTELLRHHGAEPGVLVPHSMGEASAAYISGGLSLEDATRVICQRSRLMGEGEASLVGDDIRLMALVEYSADDITGVLADYPDLEICVYAAPTHTVIGGPEGQVDAIVARAESEGKLGRKLQTKGASHTAQMDPLLGELAYELTGIEPLRPTVGFYSSIDRETFYRPGSEPVHTIEYFTKGLRHSVWFSQAIAKSVENGHRTFIELSPNPAVLISVAAVTFAAGLHDAELIETLRRKEDENLGVVTALMKLYVHGHSADIASLFGPGPFADIPRTRFERKEFWMRAQVNGGSGTNRIPGAHVALPDGRHAWEVAASVVTDPRELVAAAAAQVLTEVHVGAVEARGAVPSVGTVTTTLNPHPGGASLQVHSKAVDGSFALLLDAVVTAGVPLGGTAVDGEPITTPTPAEAAQASGFVDTKVVVEPEIIDDIGARWDPESGQSVDDRVALIIAESMGYEAEDLPREIPLIELGLDSLMAMRIKNRVEYEFDIPQLQLQAMREADLRDVTKFVTYAVEHREEVAALATDAAGGGEIDTAAIAQLIDAPSAPTEPTTPSEPEPEPESQSAAVAEIPDPTPAEPTPAEPAARPAAAPGDLISQAAVAAAAGADVPPRDAAERLTFGVWAMVTGKSAGGIFTKLPVLDEDTAEKLTERLSERAGGEIDIEDVLDSETIEDLSSYVRDQLEGGAVDGFVRYLRTVEGSTRPPLLLFHPAGGSSMAYEALLKRLPEDVPVIGFDRVEGTIAERVEQYLPKLREVVPHGPYLLAGWSLGGALAYGCAQGLRAAGEEVALVALLDAVRPNGSPEESQDEKRARLERYMTFAKRTYGVDDVPVPMDRLVEADDEGQFRIIMELLSMSNAKIPGGIIEHQRTSFLDNRALSTITPTRYDGKVVLYRADKMQDGAIELEPRWADIPRDGRWGEVVDDLEIVHIGGDHLAMIDEPYIGRIGADLTRRLTDLLSAQHSGAGASKE; encoded by the coding sequence ATGTCTGAGCACGACCCGACGACCGCACCCACCGCCTCGGACAGTCACATCCCTGCCGCCTCCGACGGGGAGACCGTGGGTGACCTGACCGTCGCCGAACTGCGTGACTGGTTGCGTCAGTGGGTCGCGACGGCGACCGGGATGCCGGTCGATCAGATCTCCGACGACCGTCCGATGGAGGAGCTGGGTCTCGCCTCGCGCGACGCGGTGGCCATGGCCGCCGACATCGAGGACAAGACCGGTGTCCTGCTGACCGCGACGGTGGCCTACCAGCACCCGACGATCGCGTCGCTGGCCAAGCGCATCATCGAGGGCGATCCCGACGAAGGGCTCGTCACCGACGAGGACGCGACGTTCTACCAGCGGGAGCGGGCCGCCGACGACGACATCGCGATCGTCGGTGTGTCGACGCGGTTCCCCAAGGCCGGGCACACCCCGGAGTCGACCTGGGACATGCTCATCAACGGCGGCGACGGCATCACCGACCTGCCCGAGGACCGCTGGACCGAGTTCAAGGACGTACCGCGGATGGCCGAGGTGATCGCCGAGGCCAACGTGCACGGCGGCTACCTCGACGACGTGAAGGGTTTCGACGCCGACTTCTTCCAGATGTCGCCGCGTGAGGTCGAGATGGTCGACCCGCAGCAGCGCCTGGCGCTCGAATTGACCTGGGAGGCGCTCGAACACGCGCACATCCCGCCGAGCGACCTCAAGGGTGGGGAGGTCGGTGTCTTCATCGGCAGCTCCACGAACGACTACCAGATGCTCGCGGTCTCCGACCCCGAGGCGATGGGCGACACCGCGGCTTACGCGCTGACCGGTACCTCGACGTCGATCGTCGCCAACCGCGTCTCCTACTACTACGACTTCCACGGGCCGTCGGTCGCGATCGACACCGCGTGCTCGTCGTCGCTGGTCGCCGTACACCAGGCGGTGCGCAGCCTCCGATCGGGTGAGACCGACGTCTGCCTCGCCGGTGGCGTCAACATGCTCATCACCCCCGCGGCGACGCTCGGCTTCGACAGCATCGGCGTGCAGGCCAAGAACGGTCGTATCAAGGCGTTCTCGGCCGACGCCGACGGCATGATCCGCTCGGAGGGTGGCGGTCTCGTCGTCCTCAAGCGCGTGGCCGACGCCCGTCGCGACGGCGACACGATGCTCGCGATCATCGCCGGGTCGGCCGTCAACTCCGACGGACGGTCCAACGGTCTGCCCGCCCCGAACCCCGAGGCCCAGGTCAAGGTCCTGCGCAGCGCCTACCGCGATGCGGCCATCGACCCCAAGGACGTCGACTACATCGAGGCCCACGGCACCGGCACGATCCTCGGCGACCCGATCGAGGCCGACGCGCTCGGCCGGGTGATCGGTCGTGGACGACCGGTCGACAAGCCGGCCCTGCTCGGTTCGGCGAAGACGAACTTCGGTCACCTCGAGGCCGCAGCCGGCTCAGCCGGGCTCATCAAGCTCGTGCTGTCGATGCAGAACGACAAGCTGCCCGCCTCGCTGAACTACACCGGCCCCAACCCCTACATCCAGTTCGAGGCGACGCGGCTGCGCGTCATCCCCGAGTCGACCGACTGGCCGCGGTACAGCGGCCACGCCGTCGCGGGTGTGTCCGGCAACGGTTTCGGCGGAACCAACGCCCACGTGGTGGTCCGCGAGGTGCTGCCCGGGGACCTCGTCGAACCCGCCGACGCACCCGTCGGCGACGCGCACGACACGCGCGTCGGAGACGCCCACGACACGACCGCGGACTTCGACCGGGCCGATCTGGAGCACTCCTCGCTCGATCGGGCGGACCTGGGCCTCGACTTCGACGACCTCGATGATGACGACGAGTACCTGACCGACGCCGAGAAAGCCGCCGCGGGACTGTTCGCGCACACGGCGCCCGCAGCGGCCGAACCGGTTGTCGCCGAGACGGACCCGCTCGCCGACTACGCGCCCTGCGCCGTCGAGGGCATGGTCGTGCCGCTGGTGATCTCCGGCTTCCTGCCGTCGCGCCGCCGCAAGAGCGCCGCCGACATCGCCGACTGGATCGACTCCGACGCCGGTCGCGCCACCCCGTTGGCCGACATCGGTCGCGCCCTGGCGCACCGCAACCACGGACGCTCACGTGCCGTGGTGATGGCGAACGATCACGACGAGGCCGTGCGCGGAATGCGTGCGGTGGCCGAGGGCAAGAACAGTCCGCTCGTGTTCAGTTGCGACACCCCCGATCCCACGTCCGCGGTGTGGTTGTTGTCCGGCTTCGGCTCGCAGCACCGCAAGATGGCCAAGCAGCTCTACCTCGAGAACCCGGTGTTCGCGAAGACCCTGGACGAGATCGACACCTACGTCCAGAACGAGCTCGGCTACTCGATCGTCGAGATGTTCACCGACGACGAGCAGACCTACGGCATCGAGACCGCGCAGGTCGGCATCTACACGATCCAGGTCGGACTGACCGAGCTGCTGCGCCACCACGGCGCCGAACCCGGTGTGCTGGTACCGCATTCGATGGGTGAGGCCTCGGCCGCCTACATCAGCGGCGGGCTCTCGCTCGAGGACGCCACCCGGGTCATCTGTCAGCGTTCGCGCCTGATGGGTGAGGGCGAGGCGAGCCTGGTCGGTGACGACATCCGTCTCATGGCCCTGGTCGAGTACAGCGCCGACGACATCACCGGCGTCCTGGCCGACTACCCCGATCTCGAGATCTGCGTCTACGCCGCGCCGACCCACACCGTGATCGGCGGACCCGAGGGGCAGGTCGACGCGATCGTCGCCCGTGCCGAATCCGAGGGCAAGCTCGGCCGCAAGCTGCAGACCAAGGGCGCCAGCCACACCGCGCAGATGGATCCGCTGCTCGGCGAACTCGCCTACGAGCTCACCGGCATCGAGCCGCTGCGGCCGACGGTCGGCTTCTACAGCTCCATCGACCGGGAGACGTTCTACCGTCCGGGCAGCGAGCCGGTCCACACCATCGAGTACTTCACCAAGGGGCTCCGTCACAGCGTCTGGTTCTCGCAGGCGATCGCGAAGTCGGTCGAGAACGGGCACCGCACCTTCATCGAGCTCTCGCCCAACCCGGCCGTCCTGATCTCGGTCGCTGCGGTCACCTTCGCCGCCGGCCTGCACGACGCGGAACTCATCGAGACGCTGCGCCGCAAGGAGGACGAGAACCTCGGTGTCGTCACGGCGCTGATGAAGCTCTACGTCCACGGTCACTCCGCCGACATCGCGTCGCTGTTCGGCCCCGGCCCGTTCGCCGACATCCCGCGCACCCGGTTCGAGCGCAAAGAGTTCTGGATGCGGGCGCAGGTCAACGGCGGTTCGGGCACCAACCGGATCCCGGGCGCGCACGTCGCGCTGCCCGACGGCAGGCACGCCTGGGAGGTCGCCGCATCGGTGGTCACCGACCCGCGTGAACTGGTCGCGGCCGCGGCCGCGCAGGTCCTCACCGAGGTCCACGTCGGTGCGGTCGAGGCGCGTGGCGCGGTGCCGTCGGTCGGGACGGTGACCACCACACTCAACCCGCACCCCGGTGGTGCCTCGCTCCAGGTGCACTCCAAGGCGGTCGACGGGTCGTTCGCCCTGCTGCTCGATGCGGTCGTCACCGCGGGTGTCCCGCTCGGCGGCACCGCCGTCGACGGCGAGCCCATCACGACCCCGACTCCCGCCGAGGCCGCGCAGGCGTCCGGGTTCGTCGACACCAAGGTCGTCGTCGAGCCGGAGATCATCGACGACATCGGGGCCCGCTGGGACCCGGAGAGCGGTCAGAGCGTCGACGACCGCGTCGCGCTGATCATCGCCGAGTCGATGGGCTACGAGGCCGAGGACCTGCCGCGGGAGATCCCGCTGATCGAGCTGGGTCTCGACTCGCTGATGGCCATGCGGATCAAGAACCGCGTCGAGTACGAGTTCGACATCCCGCAGCTCCAGTTGCAGGCGATGCGCGAGGCCGACCTGCGTGACGTGACCAAGTTCGTGACGTATGCCGTCGAGCACCGCGAGGAGGTGGCGGCGCTCGCCACCGACGCAGCCGGTGGCGGGGAGATCGACACCGCTGCCATCGCGCAACTGATCGACGCACCGTCCGCACCCACCGAACCGACCACCCCGTCGGAGCCGGAGCCGGAGCCGGAGTCGCAGTCGGCCGCTGTCGCCGAGATCCCGGACCCGACGCCTGCCGAGCCGACGCCTGCCGAACCGGCGGCCCGGCCCGCCGCGGCCCCGGGTGACCTCATCAGCCAGGCGGCCGTCGCCGCGGCCGCCGGGGCCGACGTGCCTCCGCGCGATGCCGCCGAGCGGTTGACGTTCGGCGTGTGGGCCATGGTCACCGGCAAATCCGCGGGTGGCATCTTCACCAAGCTGCCGGTCCTCGACGAGGACACCGCGGAAAAGCTGACCGAGCGACTCTCGGAGCGTGCCGGCGGCGAGATCGACATCGAGGACGTCCTGGACTCGGAGACGATCGAGGACCTGTCGAGCTATGTGCGCGATCAGCTCGAGGGCGGTGCGGTGGATGGTTTCGTCCGTTACCTGCGCACCGTCGAGGGTTCGACCCGTCCGCCGCTACTCCTGTTCCACCCCGCGGGTGGTTCCTCGATGGCGTACGAGGCGCTGCTCAAGCGTCTGCCCGAGGACGTGCCCGTGATCGGTTTCGACCGTGTCGAGGGCACCATCGCCGAGCGCGTCGAGCAGTATTTGCCCAAGCTGCGCGAGGTCGTTCCGCACGGGCCGTACCTGTTGGCGGGCTGGTCGTTGGGCGGCGCACTGGCGTACGGCTGCGCGCAGGGTCTGCGTGCGGCCGGCGAAGAAGTCGCCCTGGTCGCGCTGCTGGATGCGGTCCGCCCCAATGGTTCTCCCGAGGAGAGTCAGGACGAGAAGCGTGCCCGGCTCGAGCGTTACATGACGTTCGCCAAGCGCACCTACGGCGTCGACGACGTCCCGGTGCCGATGGACCGTCTGGTCGAGGCCGACGACGAGGGACAGTTCCGGATCATCATGGAGCTGCTGTCGATGAGCAACGCCAAGATCCCCGGCGGCATCATCGAGCACCAGCGGACGTCGTTCCTCGACAACCGTGCGCTGTCGACCATCACCCCGACCCGCTACGACGGCAAGGTGGTCCTCTACCGCGCCGACAAGATGCAGGACGGCGCCATCGAACTCGAACCGCGCTGGGCCGACATCCCGCGCGACGGACGGTGGGGCGAGGTCGTCGACGACCTCGAGATCGTCCACATCGGCGGCGATCATCTGGCGATGATCGACGAGCCGTACATCGGGCGGATCGGGGCCGACCTCACCCGGCGTCTGACCGATCTGCTCTCCGCGCAGCACAGCGGTGCGGGTGCATCGAAGGAATGA